A single genomic interval of Camelina sativa cultivar DH55 chromosome 11, Cs, whole genome shotgun sequence harbors:
- the LOC104727235 gene encoding E3 ubiquitin-protein ligase FANCL-like isoform X1, with protein MKMNASSSGNNLSEECIGGGRARCEELAKSSSFYRIVYTEIEEIGWEPLRRLGGDLTFFSFHILDNKGRAHILEIQLGRDYPKSPPSVSADVPYMFTLEWSTRSRLKDVMHQFQKHLDNLQEFWSVLDDIDKSFCVVDAKQPSRASSVRRIHAGNDCIILVHIDFNDPKSLPECRFIGPLPPAMHMNNLHKLWRRNSKKWSKEISFRENLECILGTELPKPPGLREEDDHQPIECGICYAQFLPTDEELGARSGTPTDYTCENISCNKSFHSLCLTDWLRSITTTRQSFDVLFGNCPYCSDPVAVKINNK; from the exons atgaagatgaatgcttcttcttctggtaaCAATTTATCTGAGGAATGTATAGGAGGAGGACGTGCAAGATGTGAGGAATTAGCCAAATCGTCGTCGTTTTACCGCATTGTTTACACGGAG ATTGAGGAAATTGGATGGGAACCGCTAAGAAGATTAGGTGGAGATTTAACGTTTTTCAGCTTTCACATTCT AGATAACAAGGGAAGGGCACACATTTTAGAAATCCAACTGGGTAGAGACTATCCTAAATCTCCACCTTCTGTTTCCGCG GATGTGCCTTATATGTTTACTTTAGAATGGTCAACAAGGTCAAGATTGAAGGATGTGATGCACCAATTCCAAAAG CATTTGGACAATCTTCAAGAATTTTGGTCTGTCTTGGATGATATTGACAAGTCTTTCTGTGTTGTTGATGCTAAGCAACCATCTCGTGCTTCTTCTGTCCGTCGGATTCATGCTG GGAATGACTGCATCATCCTTGTTCATATCGACTTCAACGACCCTAAATCCCTACCAGA GTGCCGGTTTATTGGCCCTTTGCCTCCAGCTATGCATATGAACAACTTACATAAGTTATGGAGAAGAAATAGCAAAAAATG GTCAAAGGAAATATCATTTCGTGAGAACCTCGAATGTATTCTAGGTACTGAGCTTCCAAAGCCCCCAGGTCTCCGAGAGGAGGATGATCATCAGCCAATTGAATGTGGAATCTGCTATGCGCAGTTTCTACCCACAG ATGAGGAGCTCGGAGCTAGAAGTGGGACGCCAACAGACTACACATGCGAAAACATCAGTTGTAATAAGTCTTTCCATAGCCTTTGCCTCACAGACTGGTTAAGATCTATCACAACAACAAGACA GTCTTTTGATGTTCTGTTTGGGAACTGCCCTTACTGTTCAGACCCAGTCGCAGTCAAGATCAACAACAAATAG
- the LOC104727235 gene encoding E3 ubiquitin-protein ligase FANCL-like isoform X2: MKMNASSSGNNLSEECIGGGRARCEELAKSSSFYRIVYTEIEEIGWEPLRRLGGDLTFFSFHILDNKGRAHILEIQLGRDYPKSPPSVSADVPYMFTLEWSTRSRLKDVMHQFQKQPSRASSVRRIHAGNDCIILVHIDFNDPKSLPECRFIGPLPPAMHMNNLHKLWRRNSKKWSKEISFRENLECILGTELPKPPGLREEDDHQPIECGICYAQFLPTDEELGARSGTPTDYTCENISCNKSFHSLCLTDWLRSITTTRQSFDVLFGNCPYCSDPVAVKINNK, encoded by the exons atgaagatgaatgcttcttcttctggtaaCAATTTATCTGAGGAATGTATAGGAGGAGGACGTGCAAGATGTGAGGAATTAGCCAAATCGTCGTCGTTTTACCGCATTGTTTACACGGAG ATTGAGGAAATTGGATGGGAACCGCTAAGAAGATTAGGTGGAGATTTAACGTTTTTCAGCTTTCACATTCT AGATAACAAGGGAAGGGCACACATTTTAGAAATCCAACTGGGTAGAGACTATCCTAAATCTCCACCTTCTGTTTCCGCG GATGTGCCTTATATGTTTACTTTAGAATGGTCAACAAGGTCAAGATTGAAGGATGTGATGCACCAATTCCAAAAG CAACCATCTCGTGCTTCTTCTGTCCGTCGGATTCATGCTG GGAATGACTGCATCATCCTTGTTCATATCGACTTCAACGACCCTAAATCCCTACCAGA GTGCCGGTTTATTGGCCCTTTGCCTCCAGCTATGCATATGAACAACTTACATAAGTTATGGAGAAGAAATAGCAAAAAATG GTCAAAGGAAATATCATTTCGTGAGAACCTCGAATGTATTCTAGGTACTGAGCTTCCAAAGCCCCCAGGTCTCCGAGAGGAGGATGATCATCAGCCAATTGAATGTGGAATCTGCTATGCGCAGTTTCTACCCACAG ATGAGGAGCTCGGAGCTAGAAGTGGGACGCCAACAGACTACACATGCGAAAACATCAGTTGTAATAAGTCTTTCCATAGCCTTTGCCTCACAGACTGGTTAAGATCTATCACAACAACAAGACA GTCTTTTGATGTTCTGTTTGGGAACTGCCCTTACTGTTCAGACCCAGTCGCAGTCAAGATCAACAACAAATAG
- the LOC104727235 gene encoding E3 ubiquitin-protein ligase FANCL-like isoform X3: MGTAKKIRWRFNVFQLSHSYRDNKGRAHILEIQLGRDYPKSPPSVSADVPYMFTLEWSTRSRLKDVMHQFQKHLDNLQEFWSVLDDIDKSFCVVDAKQPSRASSVRRIHAGNDCIILVHIDFNDPKSLPECRFIGPLPPAMHMNNLHKLWRRNSKKWSKEISFRENLECILGTELPKPPGLREEDDHQPIECGICYAQFLPTDEELGARSGTPTDYTCENISCNKSFHSLCLTDWLRSITTTRQSFDVLFGNCPYCSDPVAVKINNK, translated from the exons ATGGGAACCGCTAAGAAGATTAGGTGGAGATTTAACGTTTTTCAGCTTTCACATTCT TACAGAGATAACAAGGGAAGGGCACACATTTTAGAAATCCAACTGGGTAGAGACTATCCTAAATCTCCACCTTCTGTTTCCGCG GATGTGCCTTATATGTTTACTTTAGAATGGTCAACAAGGTCAAGATTGAAGGATGTGATGCACCAATTCCAAAAG CATTTGGACAATCTTCAAGAATTTTGGTCTGTCTTGGATGATATTGACAAGTCTTTCTGTGTTGTTGATGCTAAGCAACCATCTCGTGCTTCTTCTGTCCGTCGGATTCATGCTG GGAATGACTGCATCATCCTTGTTCATATCGACTTCAACGACCCTAAATCCCTACCAGA GTGCCGGTTTATTGGCCCTTTGCCTCCAGCTATGCATATGAACAACTTACATAAGTTATGGAGAAGAAATAGCAAAAAATG GTCAAAGGAAATATCATTTCGTGAGAACCTCGAATGTATTCTAGGTACTGAGCTTCCAAAGCCCCCAGGTCTCCGAGAGGAGGATGATCATCAGCCAATTGAATGTGGAATCTGCTATGCGCAGTTTCTACCCACAG ATGAGGAGCTCGGAGCTAGAAGTGGGACGCCAACAGACTACACATGCGAAAACATCAGTTGTAATAAGTCTTTCCATAGCCTTTGCCTCACAGACTGGTTAAGATCTATCACAACAACAAGACA GTCTTTTGATGTTCTGTTTGGGAACTGCCCTTACTGTTCAGACCCAGTCGCAGTCAAGATCAACAACAAATAG
- the LOC104727236 gene encoding 2-oxoglutarate dehydrogenase, mitochondrial-like isoform X2, translating to MVWFRTGSSVAKLAIRRTLSQSQSQWCSYATRTRVLPSQTRCFHSTILKSKAESAAPVPRPVPLSKLTDSFLDGTSSVYLEELQRAWEADPDSVDESWDNFFRNFVGQASTSPGISGQTIQESMRLLLLVRAYQVNGHMKAKLDPLGLEERDIPEDLTPGLYGFTEADLDREFFLGVWRMSGFLSENRPVQTLRAILSRLEQAYCGTIGYEYMHIADREKCNWLRDKIETPTPRQYHSERRMVIYDRLAWSTQFENFLASKWTTAKRFGLEGAESLIPGMKEMFDRAADLGVENIVIGMPHRGRLNVLGNVVRKPLRQIFSEFSGGTRPVDEVGLYTGTGDVKYHLGTSYDRPTRGGKHLHLSLVANPSHLEAVDPVVMGKTRAKQYYTKDENRTKNMGILIHGDGSFAGQGVVYETLHLSALPNYCTGGTVHIVVNNQVAFTTDPRAGRSSQYCTDVAKALSAPIFHVNADDIEAVVHACELAAEWRQTFHSDVVVDLVCYRRFGHNEIDEPSFTQPKMYKVIRSHPSSLQIYQEKLLESGKVTQEDIDKIQKKVSSILNEEFGASKDYIPQKRDWLASHWTGFKSPEQISRVRNTGVKPEILKNVGKAISTFPENFKPHRGVKRVYEQRAQMIESGEGIDWGLGEALAFATLVVEGNHVRLSGQDVERGTFSHRHSVLHDQETGKQYCPLDHLTMNQDPEMFTVSNSSLSEFGVLGFELGYSMENPNSLVIWEAQFGDFANGAQVMFDQFISSGEAKWLRQTGLVVLLPHGYDGQGPEHSSGRLERFLQMSDDNPYVIPEMDPTLRKQIQECNWQVVNVTTPANYFHVLRRQIHRDFRKPLIVMAPKNLLRHKQCVSNLSEFDDVKGHPGFDKQGTRFKRLIKDQSDHSDLEEGIRRLVLCSGKVYYELDEERKKSETKDVAICRVEQLCPFPYDLIQRELKRYPNAEIVWCQEEPMNMGGYQYIAPRLCTAMKALQRGNFNDIKYVGRLPSAATATGFYQLHVKEQTDLVKKALQPEPITPVVP from the exons ATGGTTTGGTTTAGAACTGGTTCCTCTGTGGCTAAGCTTGCCATAAGAAGGACACTGTCTCAGTCTCAGTCTCAGTGGTGTTCTTATGCTACTAGAACAAGGGTTTTGCCTTCTCAAACCAGATGTTTTCACTCTACTATACTCAAATCAAAGGCAGAGTCTGCTGCACCTGTTCCACGTCCTGTCCCACTTTCTAAGCTAACTGATAGTTTCTTAGATGGGACTAGCAGTGTGTATCTGGAGGAGCTACAAAGAGCTTGGGAAGCTGATCCCGACAGTGTTGATGAGTCTTGGGATAACTTCTTTAGGAATTTCGTGGGTCAGGCTTCTACGTCGCCTGGTATCTCGGGGCAAACCATTCAAGAAAGCATGCGTTTGTTGTTGCTAGTTAGAGCTTACCAGGTTAATGGCCACATGAAGGCCAAGCTTGACCCTTTGGGTCTGGAGGAGAGAGATATTCCTGAGGATCTTACGCCAGGTCTTTATGGGTTTACTGAGGCTGATCTTGATCGGGAGTTTTTTCTTGGTGTATGGAGGATGTCAGGGTTTCTCTCTGAGAACCGTCCCGTTCAAACACTAAGGGCTATACTCTCGAGGCTTGAGCAGGCTTACTGTGGGACTATAGGGTATGAGTACATGCACATTGCTGATAGAGAAAAATGTAACTGGTTGAGAGACAAGATCGAGACCCCAACACCTCGTCAGTACCATAGTGAGCGTCGGATGGTTATTTATGATAGGCTTGCCTGGAGCACACAGTTTGAGAATTTCTTGGCTTCTAAGTGGACCACGGCTAAACGATTTGGACTTGAAGGTGCTGAGTCTTTGATTCCTGGCATGAAGGAGATGTTTGATAGGGCTGCAGATCTTGGGGTAGAGAACATAGTTATCGGTATGCCTCACAGGGGTCGGCTTAATGTTTTGGGTAATGTTGTTAGAAAACCTCTGCGTCAGATATTCAGTGAGTTTAGCGGGGGTACTAGGCCAGTAGATGAAGTTGGGCTCTACACTGGAACAG GTGATGTGAAGTACCACTTGGGTACATCTTATGATCGCCCAACTAGAGGAGGCAAACATCTCCACTTGTCTTTGGTAGCAAATCCCAGTCACTTGGAAGCAGTGGATCCTGTTGTGATGGGTAAAACCAGAGCGAAACAATATTACACAAAAGACGAGAACAGAACAAAGAACATGGGTATTTTGATCCATGGGGATGGTAGCTTTGCCGGACAAGGTGTGGTATATGAAACTCTGCATCTTAGTGCACTTCCTAACTACTGTACTGGTGGAACAGTGCACATTGTGGTGAATAATCAGGTGGCTTTCACAACCGATCCCAGGGCAGGAAGGTCTTCACAGTATTGCACTGATGTTGCAAAGGCTTTAAGTGCCCCAATTTTCCATGTTAATGCGGATGACATTGAAGCAGTAGTGCATGCATGTGAGCTTGCTGCCGAGTGGCGCCAGACATTCCAttctgatgttgttgttgatttagtTTGCTACCGTCGCTTTGGACATAACGAGATAGACGAACCATCCTTCACCCAACCAAAAATGTACAAG GTGATACGCAGTCATCCCTCCTCGCTTCAAATCTACCAGGAAAAGCTTTTGGAATCTGGAAAGGTAACCCAAGAAGATATTGATAAGATTCAAAAGAAAGTAAGTTCTATCCTAAATGAAGAATTTGGGGCAAGTAAAGATTATATTCCCCAAAAACGTGACTGGCTGGCAAGTCATTGGACTGGATTCAAGTCACCGGAGCAGATTTCTAGGGTCCGAAACACTGg AGTGAAGCCAGAGATTTTGAAGAATGTGGGAAAGGCAATCTCAACTTTCCCAGAGAACTTCAAGCCACACAGAGGGGTGAAAAGAGTTTATGAGCAACGTGCTCAAATGATTGAATCGGGAGAAGGCATTGACTGGGGACTAGGAGAAGCTCTTGCTTTTGCTACACTGGTTGTGGAAGGCAACCACGTCCGGCTAAGTGGTCAAGATGTTGAAAGAGGAACGTTCAGTCATAGACACTCAGTACTTCATGATCAAGAAACCGGCAAGCAATATTGCCCCTTAGATCACCTGACTATGAACCAAGACCCTGAAATGTTCACTGTCAGCAACAG TTCTCTTTCAGAATTTGGTGTTCTTGGATTCGAACTAGGTTACTCGATGGAGAATCCCAATTCTCTGGTAATATGGGAAGCTCAGTTTGGAGACTTTGCTAATGGCGCACAGGTTATGTTTGATCAGTTCATTAGCAGTGGGGAAGCCAAATGGCTCCGTCAAACCGGTCTAGTTGTTCTACTTCCTCATGGCTATGATGGTCAGGGTCCTGAGCATTCCAGTGGAAGATTGGAACGTTTCCTTCAG ATGAGTGATGACAATCCCTATGTTATCCCTGAGATGGATCCAACTCTTCGTAAGCAGATTCAAGAATGTAATTGGCAAGTTGTTAATGTTACGACACCTGCCAACTATTTCCATGTTCTGCGTCGACAG ATACACAGGGACTTCCGCAAGCCTCTTATAGTGATGGCTCCCAAAAATTTGCTTCGTCACAAACAGTGTGTATCTAATCTCTCGGAATTTGATGATGTAAAAGGACATCCTGGTTTCGACAAGCAAGGAACTCGATTTAAGCGGTTGATCAAAGATCAAAGTGATCACTCTGATCTTGAAGAAGGTATAAGACGTCTAGTCCTCTGCTCTGGGAAG GTCTACTATGAGCTTGACGAAGAGCGAAAGAAGTCTGAAACAAAGGATGTAGCCATTTGCAGGGTAGAGCAGCTTTGCCCATTCCCTTATGATCTCATTCAAAGAGAACTAAAGCGATATCCAA ATGCAGAGATTGTGTGGTGTCAAGAAGAGCCGATGAACATGGGAGGATACCAATACATAGCACCAAGGCTTTGCACTGCGATGAAAGCGCTGCAAAGAGGAAACTTCAACGACATAAAATATGTAGGTCGTCTTCCTTCAGCTGCTACAGCGACAGGATTTTACCAGCTTCATGTTAAGGAGCAGACTGATCTTGTGAAGAAAGCCCTTCAACCTGAACCCATCACCCCCGTCGTCCCTTAG
- the LOC104727236 gene encoding 2-oxoglutarate dehydrogenase, mitochondrial-like isoform X1, translating into MVWFRTGSSVAKLAIRRTLSQSQSQWCSYATRTRVLPSQTRCFHSTILKSKAESAAPVPRPVPLSKLTDSFLDGTSSVYLEELQRAWEADPDSVDESWDNFFRNFVGQASTSPGISGQTIQESMRLLLLVRAYQVNGHMKAKLDPLGLEERDIPEDLTPGLYGFTEADLDREFFLGVWRMSGFLSENRPVQTLRAILSRLEQAYCGTIGYEYMHIADREKCNWLRDKIETPTPRQYHSERRMVIYDRLAWSTQFENFLASKWTTAKRFGLEGAESLIPGMKEMFDRAADLGVESIVIGMPHRGRLNVLGNVVRKPLRQIFSEFSGGTRPVDEVGLYTGTGDVKYHLGTSYDRPTRGGKHLHLSLVANPSHLEAVDPVVMGKTRAKQYYTKDENRTKNMGILIHGDGSFAGQGVVYETLHLSALPNYCTGGTVHIVVNNQVAFTTDPRAGRSSQYCTDVAKALSAPIFHVNADDIEAVVHACELAAEWRQTFHSDVVVDLVCYRRFGHNEIDEPSFTQPKMYKVIRSHPSSLQIYQEKLLESGKVTQEDIDKIQKKVSSILNEEFGASKDYIPQKRDWLASHWTGFKSPEQISRVRNTGVKPEILKNVGKAISTFPENFKPHRGVKRVYEQRAQMIESGEGIDWGLGEALAFATLVVEGNHVRLSGQDVERGTFSHRHSVLHDQETGKQYCPLDHLTMNQDPEMFTVSNSSLSEFGVLGFELGYSMENPNSLVIWEAQFGDFANGAQVMFDQFISSGEAKWLRQTGLVVLLPHGYDGQGPEHSSGRLERFLQMSDDNPYVIPEMDPTLRKQIQECNWQVVNVTTPANYFHVLRRQIHRDFRKPLIVMAPKNLLRHKQCVSNLSEFDDVKGHPGFDKQGTRFKRLIKDQSDHSDLEEGIRRLVLCSGKVYYELDEERKKSETKDVAICRVEQLCPFPYDLIQRELKRYPNAEIVWCQEEPMNMGGYQYIAPRLCTAMKALQRGNFNDIKYVGRLPSAATATGFYQLHVKEQTDLVKKALQPEPITPVVP; encoded by the exons ATGGTTTGGTTTAGAACTGGTTCCTCTGTGGCTAAGCTTGCCATAAGAAGGACACTGTCTCAGTCTCAGTCTCAGTGGTGTTCTTATGCTACTAGAACAAGGGTTTTGCCTTCTCAAACCAGATGTTTTCACTCTACTATACTCAAATCAAAGGCAGAGTCTGCTGCACCTGTTCCACGTCCTGTCCCACTTTCTAAGCTAACTGATAGTTTCTTAGATGGGACTAGCAGTGTGTATCTGGAGGAGCTACAAAGAGCTTGGGAAGCTGATCCCGACAGTGTTGATGAGTCTTGGGATAACTTCTTTAGGAATTTCGTGGGTCAGGCTTCTACGTCGCCTGGTATCTCGGGGCAAACCATTCAAGAAAGCATGCGTTTGTTGTTGCTAGTTAGAGCTTACCAGGTTAATGGCCACATGAAGGCCAAGCTTGACCCTTTGGGTCTGGAGGAGAGAGATATTCCTGAGGATCTTACGCCAGGTCTTTATGGGTTTACTGAGGCTGATCTTGATCGGGAGTTTTTTCTTGGTGTATGGAGGATGTCAGGGTTTCTCTCTGAGAACCGTCCCGTTCAAACACTAAGGGCTATACTCTCGAGGCTTGAGCAGGCTTACTGTGGGACTATAGGGTATGAGTACATGCACATTGCTGATAGAGAAAAATGTAACTGGTTGAGAGACAAGATCGAGACCCCAACACCTCGTCAGTACCATAGTGAGCGTCGGATGGTTATTTATGATAGGCTTGCCTGGAGCACACAGTTTGAGAATTTCTTGGCTTCTAAGTGGACCACGGCTAAACGATTTGGACTTGAAGGTGC CGAGTCTTTGATTCCTGGCATGAAGGAGATGTTTGATAGGGCTGCAGATCTTGGGGTAGAGAGCATCGTTATCGGTATGCCTCACAGGGGTCGACTTAATGTTTTGGGTAATGTTGTTAGAAAACCTCTGCGTCAGATATTCAGTGAGTTTAGCGGGGGTACTAGGCCAGTAGATGAAGTTGGGCTCTACACTGGAACAGGTGATGTGAAGTACCACTTGGGTACATCTTATGATCGCCCAACTAGAGGAGGCAAACATCTCCACTTGTCTTTGGTAGCAAATCCCAGTCACTTGGAAGCAGTGGATCCTGTTGTGATGGGTAAAACCAGAGCGAAACAATATTACACAAAAGACGAGAACAGAACAAAGAACATGGGTATTTTGATCCATGGGGATGGTAGCTTTGCCGGACAAGGTGTGGTATATGAAACTCTGCATCTTAGTGCACTTCCTAACTACTGTACTGGTGGAACAGTGCACATTGTGGTGAATAATCAGGTGGCTTTCACAACCGATCCCAGGGCAGGAAGGTCTTCACAGTATTGCACTGATGTTGCAAAGGCTTTAAGTGCCCCAATTTTCCATGTTAATGCGGATGACATTGAAGCAGTAGTGCATGCATGTGAGCTTGCTGCCGAGTGGCGCCAGACATTCCAttctgatgttgttgttgatttagtTTGCTACCGTCGCTTTGGACATAACGAGATAGACGAACCATCCTTCACCCAACCAAAAATGTACAAG GTGATACGCAGTCATCCCTCCTCGCTTCAAATCTACCAGGAAAAGCTTTTGGAATCTGGAAAGGTAACCCAAGAAGATATTGATAAGATTCAAAAGAAAGTAAGTTCTATCCTAAATGAAGAATTTGGGGCAAGTAAAGATTATATTCCCCAAAAACGTGACTGGCTGGCAAGTCATTGGACTGGATTCAAGTCACCGGAGCAGATTTCTAGGGTCCGAAACACTGg AGTGAAGCCAGAGATTTTGAAGAATGTGGGAAAGGCAATCTCAACTTTCCCAGAGAACTTCAAGCCACACAGAGGGGTGAAAAGAGTTTATGAGCAACGTGCTCAAATGATTGAATCGGGAGAAGGCATTGACTGGGGACTAGGAGAAGCTCTTGCTTTTGCTACACTGGTTGTGGAAGGCAACCACGTCCGGCTAAGTGGTCAAGATGTTGAAAGAGGAACGTTCAGTCATAGACACTCAGTACTTCATGATCAAGAAACCGGCAAGCAATATTGCCCCTTAGATCACCTGACTATGAACCAAGACCCTGAAATGTTCACTGTCAGCAACAG TTCTCTTTCAGAATTTGGTGTTCTTGGATTCGAACTAGGTTACTCGATGGAGAATCCCAATTCTCTGGTAATATGGGAAGCTCAGTTTGGAGACTTTGCTAATGGCGCACAGGTTATGTTTGATCAGTTCATTAGCAGTGGGGAAGCCAAATGGCTCCGTCAAACCGGTCTAGTTGTTCTACTTCCTCATGGCTATGATGGTCAGGGTCCTGAGCATTCCAGTGGAAGATTGGAACGTTTCCTTCAG ATGAGTGATGACAATCCCTATGTTATCCCTGAGATGGATCCAACTCTTCGTAAGCAGATTCAAGAATGTAATTGGCAAGTTGTTAATGTTACGACACCTGCCAACTATTTCCATGTTCTGCGTCGACAG ATACACAGGGACTTCCGCAAGCCTCTTATAGTGATGGCTCCCAAAAATTTGCTTCGTCACAAACAGTGTGTATCTAATCTCTCGGAATTTGATGATGTAAAAGGACATCCTGGTTTCGACAAGCAAGGAACTCGATTTAAGCGGTTGATCAAAGATCAAAGTGATCACTCTGATCTTGAAGAAGGTATAAGACGTCTAGTCCTCTGCTCTGGGAAG GTCTACTATGAGCTTGACGAAGAGCGAAAGAAGTCTGAAACAAAGGATGTAGCCATTTGCAGGGTAGAGCAGCTTTGCCCATTCCCTTATGATCTCATTCAAAGAGAACTAAAGCGATATCCAA ATGCAGAGATTGTGTGGTGTCAAGAAGAGCCGATGAACATGGGAGGATACCAATACATAGCACCAAGGCTTTGCACTGCGATGAAAGCGCTGCAAAGAGGAAACTTCAACGACATAAAATATGTAGGTCGTCTTCCTTCAGCTGCTACAGCGACAGGATTTTACCAGCTTCATGTTAAGGAGCAGACTGATCTTGTGAAGAAAGCCCTTCAACCTGAACCCATCACCCCCGTCGTCCCTTAG
- the LOC104727238 gene encoding lysosomal Pro-X carboxypeptidase-like: protein MANQFCVLLIITFVYVITISSSFKLLPRFPRYNNQNRARIKPFRGDRNEYRYETKFFSQQLDHFSFADLPKFQQRYLINSDHWLGASSLAPIFLYCGNEGDIEWFATNSGFIWDIAPKFGALLVFPEHRYYGESMPYGSRDEAYKNATTLSYLTTEQALADFAVFVTDLKRNLSAEACPVVLFGGSYGGMLAAWMRLKYPHIAIGALASSAPILQFEDIVPPETFYDIASNDFKRESISCFNTIKNSWDAIIAEGQKENGLQQLTKTFHFCRVLNSTDDLSDWLDSAYSYLAMVDYPYPADFMMPLPGHPIREVCRKIDGANSDASILDRIYAGVSVYYNYTGNVDCFELDDDPHGLDGWNWQACTEMVMPMSSSQENSMFPADDFNYSSYKEECWDTFRVNPRPKWATTEFGGHDIETTLKSFGSNIIFSNGLLDPWSGGSVLKNLSDTIVALVTKEGAHHLDLRPSTPNDPKWLVDQREAEIGLIEGWIETYRLEKEAKVSLLKRSW, encoded by the exons atgGCGAACCAGTTTTGCGTGCTTCTGATCATCACTTTCGTTTACGTCATCACTATCTCGTCTTCTTTCAAGCTTTTACCTCGTTTCCCTCGCTACAATAACCAGAACCGAGCCAGAATCAAGCCGTTCCGGGGAGATCGAAACGAGTACCGATACGAGACCAAGTTCTTCTCTCAGCAGCTTGACCACTTCAGCTTCGCCGATCTTCCCAAATTCCAGCAACGATATCTTATCAATTCCGATCACTGGCTTGGTGCCTCTTCGCTCGCGCCTATCTTCCTCTACTGCGGCAACGAAGGTGATATTGAATGGTTTGCTACAAATTCTGGATTCATTTGGGACATCGCTCCTAAGTTTGGTGCCTTGCTTGTTTTCCCGGAG CATAGGTATTATGGAGAGTCGATGCCTTATGGAAGCAGGGATGAAGCTTACAAGAACGCTACCACTTTATCATATCTCACAACTGAGCAAGCCCTTGCTGATTTTGCTGTTTTTGTGACTGATTTGAAACGCAACTTGTCTGCTGAAGCATGCCCAGTTGTGTTGTTTGGTGGATCATATGGTGGAA TGTTAGCAGCATGGATGAGGCTTAAGTATCCTCACATTGCAATAGGAGCTTTAGCTTCCTCCGCTCCAATTCTTCAGTTTGAAGATATTGTTCCTCCTGAGACATTTTATGACATTGCATCAAATGATTTCAAG CGTGAGAGTATTAGCTGCTTCAACACTATTAAGAACTCATGGGATGCAATAATAGCTGAGGGTCAGAAGGAGAATGGCCTTCAGCAGTTGAcgaaaactttccacttttgtag GGTGTTGAACAGTACTGATGACCTTTCCGACTGGCTGGACTCTGCTTATAGTTATTTGGCAATGGTGGACTATCCATATCCTGCTGACTTCATGATGCCTTTGCCTGGACATCCCATTAGAGAG GTCTGCAGAAAAATTGACGGTGCAAATAGTGATGCTAGCATCCTAGATCGTATATATGCAGGAGTAAGTGTGTACTACAATTACACTGGGAATGTTGACTGCTTCGAGTTGGATGACGACCCTCATGGTTTGGACGGATGGAACTGGCAG GCGTGCACGGAGATGGTAATGCCGATGTCTAGCAGCCAGGAAAACAGCATGTTTCCAGCTGATGATTTCAATTACTCTTCGTACAAAGAGGAATGCTGGGATACATTCCGAGTCAATCCAAGACCCAAATGGGCCACAACAGAGTTCGGTGGACAT GACATAGAGACCACACTGAAGTCGTTTGGAAGTAACATCATTTTCTCAAATGGTCTGTTAGATCCTTGGAGTGGTGGTAG TGTTCTCAAGAACTTATCGGATACCATTGTTGCTCTTGTCACGAAAGAAG gtGCACATCATTTGGATCTACGACCATCGACACCAAATGACCCAAAATGGCTTGTGGACCAGCGAGAAGCGGAGATAGGGTTGATTGAAGGATGGATTGAAACTTATCGACTTGAAAAAGAAGCAAAGGTTTCTTTGTTAAAACGTTCTTGGTAG